A single genomic interval of Syntrophales bacterium harbors:
- a CDS encoding (Fe-S)-binding protein yields MEKEANGTLLEAAAKRIHSCDRCGSCLTVCPLFGVKEIEATGARGKNSLVLALARGGLKPTRALQKAVDFCLLCRACVEICPANVPTDEAMVDVRQHLVDLFGGPNLEYRIVGGILKRRGVVSAAAKTLALLRRTGLNRLVPHGMAPEEYTRSHFLVSFAGPAALGRKVPPSDKTVTKDTPVSYFHGCGMEMMFPEAAAQSREIIGTTAPLVEKKNVCCGLPHLAHGERQDFLALARKNIKIFADAEVVVTDCASCGATLKNYGSFFTNDPEMKEKAERFSKKVMDLTEYLAKAGYTPRQRTNAVLTYHDPCHLARGQGITKEPRELLRKAGNFVEMNGANVCCGGAGSFHVDHPDTAAKILANKQKNIEATGASLVVTDCPGCLIQLSKAAEASGGMFKAVHISQVL; encoded by the coding sequence ATGGAGAAAGAAGCCAATGGCACGCTCCTTGAGGCGGCGGCAAAAAGAATACACAGTTGTGACCGCTGCGGCTCTTGCCTGACGGTTTGCCCGCTCTTCGGGGTAAAGGAAATCGAAGCGACCGGGGCAAGGGGAAAAAATTCGCTTGTTCTCGCCCTTGCCCGGGGGGGATTAAAACCGACCAGGGCCTTGCAAAAGGCGGTCGATTTCTGTCTGTTGTGCCGGGCCTGTGTGGAAATCTGCCCGGCCAATGTTCCTACCGACGAGGCGATGGTTGATGTCCGCCAGCACCTGGTTGATCTGTTCGGCGGACCAAATCTGGAATACAGAATAGTCGGCGGCATCCTGAAGCGGCGGGGGGTTGTCTCGGCGGCGGCAAAAACCCTGGCGCTGCTGCGCCGCACCGGCCTCAATCGTCTCGTCCCGCACGGCATGGCGCCGGAGGAGTACACCCGCTCCCATTTTCTGGTTTCGTTCGCGGGACCCGCCGCCCTCGGCCGGAAGGTCCCTCCCTCCGACAAAACAGTGACTAAGGACACCCCCGTTTCCTATTTTCACGGCTGCGGCATGGAGATGATGTTCCCCGAAGCCGCCGCCCAAAGTCGGGAAATAATCGGAACCACCGCCCCCCTGGTTGAAAAAAAGAACGTCTGCTGCGGCCTGCCCCATCTCGCCCACGGCGAACGGCAGGATTTTCTCGCCCTTGCCCGTAAAAACATTAAAATCTTCGCTGACGCCGAGGTTGTCGTAACGGATTGCGCAAGCTGCGGCGCGACCCTTAAAAATTACGGCTCGTTCTTCACGAACGATCCGGAGATGAAGGAAAAGGCGGAAAGATTCAGCAAAAAGGTTATGGACCTGACCGAATATCTCGCGAAGGCTGGTTACACCCCACGCCAGAGGACAAACGCGGTTTTGACCTATCACGATCCCTGTCACCTGGCGCGCGGCCAGGGAATAACGAAAGAGCCGCGCGAGCTGCTCCGCAAAGCGGGGAATTTCGTCGAGATGAACGGGGCCAATGTCTGCTGCGGCGGCGCCGGCTCGTTTCATGTTGATCACCCCGACACAGCGGCCAAGATTCTGGCAAATAAACAAAAAAATATCGAAGCAACAGGCGCTTCTCTGGTCGTAACCGACTGCCCCGGCTGCCTGATTCAGCTTTCCAAGGCGGCTGAGGCCTCCGGCGGGATGTTCAAAGCCGTCCATATAAGCCAAGTGCTCTGA
- a CDS encoding GNAT family N-acetyltransferase yields MDDLKSEVIVQKMLIEDVDAVLGIDRKIRRIGEAITYLHATTESILTIDRIGRGKNASSYADMITGDIAGMLETSFVAKMNGKVAGFIISRKASIGEPPTEIGLILIMGVTPEHWGKGLAKKLADALIEKYKSLGVRELRIPIDERDMQLRDFFSKMGFGVGHMIDYAKKL; encoded by the coding sequence ATGGACGATTTGAAAAGCGAAGTGATTGTTCAGAAGATGCTTATCGAAGACGTTGACGCCGTTTTGGGGATTGACAGGAAGATAAGGAGGATCGGGGAGGCGATTACCTATCTCCACGCGACGACGGAGTCTATCCTGACCATCGACAGGATCGGTCGTGGGAAAAACGCGAGCAGCTATGCGGACATGATTACCGGAGACATCGCCGGGATGCTGGAGACAAGCTTTGTCGCGAAAATGAATGGCAAGGTAGCGGGATTCATTATCAGCCGCAAGGCCTCCATCGGCGAGCCGCCGACGGAGATAGGACTTATCCTGATTATGGGGGTAACCCCCGAGCATTGGGGCAAGGGGTTAGCGAAAAAACTGGCCGACGCGCTGATCGAAAAATACAAATCACTGGGGGTCAGGGAGCTCCGGATACCGATTGACGAGCGTGATATGCAGCTTCGTGATTTCTTCAGCAAAATGGGATTTGGCGTCGGTCACATGATCGATTACGCCAAAAAATTATAA
- a CDS encoding class I SAM-dependent methyltransferase: MKSPDFSRKVKQSVAANFDQSFAIYQDFEDKHHLFAEMAGQLADWVGVRPGSAVLDLGCGSGISARVLCERYGCRVLGIDLSPKMVEAGQKRLGDLEDVRLVVGDGEAPGTAAGEERFDYVLYNASIFVFPDVAQAVREAAQCLKAGGEMAFSFYPLLVGPQDEDLLDEAFRRTGYTPPKFRVIASYEATCRALAEHKGPVSHYRWVQPLDIEFLKDFFSIPAQSSSLFPGLDYEERRNRACSLFDSLADVADGGSVVWRMAKA; encoded by the coding sequence ATGAAGTCCCCAGATTTCAGCCGCAAGGTCAAACAGAGCGTCGCCGCCAATTTCGATCAAAGCTTTGCAATTTACCAGGATTTTGAAGACAAGCATCACTTATTTGCGGAAATGGCGGGACAACTGGCTGACTGGGTCGGCGTGCGTCCCGGTTCAGCGGTTCTGGATTTGGGCTGCGGTAGCGGCATTTCGGCGCGCGTCCTTTGCGAACGTTACGGATGCCGGGTTCTGGGGATAGATCTGTCGCCGAAAATGGTTGAGGCTGGCCAAAAGCGACTGGGCGATCTCGAAGATGTCCGTCTCGTGGTGGGCGACGGTGAGGCTCCCGGCACAGCGGCGGGGGAGGAACGCTTCGACTATGTACTCTACAATGCCTCCATTTTCGTTTTTCCCGATGTTGCTCAAGCCGTCCGGGAAGCGGCTCAATGTCTGAAAGCAGGAGGAGAAATGGCCTTTTCCTTCTATCCTCTGCTTGTCGGCCCGCAGGACGAGGATCTGCTGGACGAGGCGTTTCGGAGAACCGGGTACACCCCTCCCAAATTCCGGGTGATCGCCAGTTACGAAGCGACGTGCCGGGCGCTGGCAGAACATAAGGGGCCGGTAAGCCACTACCGTTGGGTACAGCCGCTGGATATCGAGTTTCTGAAAGATTTCTTTTCCATCCCCGCCCAATCCTCCTCGCTTTTTCCAGGACTCGACTACGAAGAGCGCCGTAACCGGGCATGTTCGTTATTTGACTCCCTCGCGGATGTTGCGGACGGGGGTTCGGTGGTCTGGCGGATGGCAAAAGCATAA
- a CDS encoding cation transporter, with protein MLKTTFNISRMDCPAEEQMIRMKLAGLTDIQSLQFDIPGRRLEVCHAGSYDSILTALGSLQLDTKFVSSEEIDIQDRKESHRQERGILWQVLAINFFFFILEMLTGFVADSMGLVADSLDMLADSLVYALSLFAVGKAVSRKKNIAKAAGYFQLALAVLGFAEVIRRFWGRTEMPDFSLMIIISLLALAGNAICLKLLQQSKSKDAHMQASMIFTSMDVIANLGVIAAGVIVYLTGSKLPDLAVGTIVFILVGRGAYRILQLSK; from the coding sequence ATGCTGAAAACGACATTCAACATATCCCGGATGGACTGCCCGGCTGAAGAGCAGATGATACGGATGAAACTGGCTGGTCTGACTGACATCCAATCCCTGCAGTTTGATATACCGGGCCGCAGGTTGGAGGTATGCCATGCGGGCAGCTATGACAGCATCCTTACGGCCCTCGGCAGTCTCCAGCTTGACACCAAATTTGTTTCCTCGGAAGAGATTGATATACAGGACCGAAAAGAGAGCCACCGCCAGGAAAGAGGGATCCTCTGGCAAGTCCTCGCCATCAACTTTTTCTTTTTTATCCTGGAAATGCTCACGGGTTTTGTCGCTGATTCCATGGGGCTTGTTGCTGACAGTCTGGATATGCTGGCTGACAGCCTTGTCTATGCGCTTTCGCTGTTTGCTGTCGGGAAAGCGGTCTCACGGAAAAAAAATATTGCCAAAGCCGCAGGTTATTTCCAACTGGCGCTGGCCGTTTTGGGGTTTGCCGAGGTTATCAGGCGTTTCTGGGGGCGCACAGAGATGCCCGATTTTTCCCTGATGATTATTATCTCGCTGCTCGCGCTGGCCGGCAATGCAATTTGTCTTAAACTGCTTCAGCAGTCCAAGAGTAAAGACGCTCATATGCAGGCGAGCATGATCTTCACGTCGATGGATGTAATTGCCAACCTCGGCGTTATTGCCGCGGGCGTGATTGTATATCTGACAGGATCGAAACTGCCTGACCTGGCAGTCGGAACGATCGTTTTCATCCTTGTCGGAAGGGGAGCGTATAGAATTCTTCAATTATCGAAGTGA
- a CDS encoding phosphatase PAP2 family protein — translation MKIIMNRYLLVCLMVATLGLHTTAAMAGKEHGPDIWAADILTGVVPLTGLAVAYFTDDTEGQKEWLRNIVVNQVLTSALRLGFNETSWGRRPDGNDYGFPSGHVAAVMSGATFLGQRYGWKWGAPAYLASAYVAYVRVDNDKHHWRDVIASGALAYGVALLTVTPKNATFVAPIIGPKFIGLRWQRSF, via the coding sequence ATGAAGATTATTATGAATAGATACCTGCTTGTGTGCCTGATGGTCGCGACGCTTGGTTTGCACACCACCGCTGCTATGGCCGGGAAAGAACACGGACCTGATATCTGGGCGGCTGACATCTTGACGGGCGTTGTTCCCCTGACCGGCTTGGCTGTCGCCTACTTCACGGACGATACCGAGGGACAGAAAGAGTGGCTGCGCAACATCGTAGTGAACCAGGTTCTCACGTCCGCCCTCCGACTCGGATTCAACGAAACCAGCTGGGGAAGACGCCCTGATGGCAATGACTATGGTTTCCCCTCCGGTCACGTGGCCGCCGTGATGTCCGGCGCGACCTTCCTGGGCCAGCGCTACGGCTGGAAGTGGGGCGCGCCTGCTTACCTGGCGTCCGCATACGTCGCTTATGTTCGAGTTGACAATGACAAGCATCACTGGCGCGATGTCATTGCCTCCGGCGCGTTGGCATATGGCGTGGCCTTGCTCACGGTCACGCCCAAAAACGCGACCTTTGTGGCGCCGATTATCGGACCCAAGTTCATCGGCCTGCGCTGGCAGCGCTCCTTCTGA